A single window of Streptomyces griseoviridis DNA harbors:
- a CDS encoding SsgA family sporulation/cell division regulator — translation MRESVQAEVMMSFLVSEELSFRIPVELRYETGDPYAVRLTFHLPGDAPVTWTFGRELLIDGVGRPCGEGDVRVEPADCDSLVEVLIRLQVGRDQALFRSSTAPVIAFLDRTDKLVPLGQEGALADFDTHLDEALDRILAEEQSAG, via the coding sequence ATGCGCGAGTCCGTACAGGCAGAGGTCATGATGAGCTTTCTCGTCTCCGAGGAGCTCTCGTTCCGCATCCCGGTCGAGCTGCGGTACGAGACCGGCGATCCCTATGCCGTGCGGCTGACCTTCCACTTGCCGGGCGACGCCCCGGTGACCTGGACGTTCGGCCGTGAACTGCTGATCGACGGAGTGGGCAGGCCCTGCGGGGAAGGCGATGTGCGGGTCGAGCCCGCCGACTGCGACTCCCTCGTCGAGGTGCTGATCCGCCTTCAGGTCGGCCGCGACCAGGCGTTGTTCCGGTCCTCGACGGCGCCGGTCATCGCGTTCCTCGACCGCACCGACAAACTGGTGCCGCTCGGTCAGGAGGGTGCCCTCGCCGACTTCGACACCCACCTCGACGAGGCCCTCGACCGGATCCTGGCGGAGGAGCAGAGCGCCGGGTGA
- a CDS encoding DUF5326 family protein yields the protein MGEIFAGLPWWVKWVAVPVIALVVFGSLIVSVLGFVIWVLFKVLVFVALVAGLIYVVRKFTSSSSSRSDW from the coding sequence ATGGGTGAGATCTTCGCGGGACTTCCCTGGTGGGTGAAGTGGGTCGCGGTGCCCGTGATCGCGCTGGTCGTGTTCGGCAGCCTGATCGTGAGCGTCCTCGGATTCGTCATCTGGGTGCTGTTCAAGGTGCTGGTGTTCGTGGCGCTGGTCGCCGGACTGATCTACGTGGTGCGGAAGTTCACCTCCAGCTCGTCGTCGCGCAGCGACTGGTGA
- a CDS encoding YibE/F family protein, which yields MVVGLAVLWPGGAPAHERTGVGFDRQSQQATVTKVVKLSCTSVNASGGSPTGEAPATGSAAADGSAAKEEDGDCKKATIRVDTGQDKGRTFTEIVQPDQSRQLHEGEKVVVAYEPSAPRNLQYSVTDVNRRIPMTVLAGIFAVVVVLVGRIRGVMALVALAISFLILNFFILPAILQGSNPLIVAVVGASAIMLIALYMCHGLSARTSVAVLGTLISLVLIGILGSVFIGWAALTGNTDDNTGLIHGLYPHIDMSGLLLAGVIIGSLGVLDDVTVTQTSAVWELHEANPSMGWRGLYRAGIRIGRDHIASVVNTLVLAYAGAALPLLLLFSIAQSSVGTVANSELVAEEIVRTLVGSIGLVASVPVTTALAALVVAADRPGQDAPVGAGAGPGSGNGSVAVATAGAQSGTAVGQPRTGRGRRRKR from the coding sequence GTGGTGGTCGGGCTCGCGGTGCTGTGGCCAGGCGGCGCACCAGCGCACGAGCGCACCGGTGTCGGCTTCGACCGGCAGAGCCAGCAGGCGACGGTCACCAAGGTCGTGAAGCTCAGCTGCACGTCCGTCAACGCCTCGGGCGGGTCACCGACCGGCGAAGCCCCGGCCACCGGGAGCGCCGCGGCCGACGGGTCCGCCGCCAAGGAGGAGGACGGCGACTGCAAGAAGGCGACGATCCGCGTCGACACCGGCCAGGACAAGGGCCGGACGTTCACCGAGATCGTGCAGCCCGACCAGTCGCGGCAGTTGCACGAGGGCGAGAAGGTCGTGGTCGCCTACGAGCCCTCGGCGCCCAGGAACCTCCAGTACTCGGTGACCGACGTCAACCGCCGGATCCCGATGACGGTGCTGGCCGGCATCTTCGCGGTCGTCGTCGTCCTGGTGGGCCGTATCCGGGGCGTGATGGCGCTGGTCGCGCTGGCGATCAGCTTCCTGATCCTCAACTTCTTCATCCTGCCCGCGATCCTCCAGGGTTCGAACCCGCTGATCGTGGCGGTGGTCGGGGCGAGCGCCATCATGCTGATCGCCCTGTACATGTGTCACGGGCTGTCGGCCAGAACCTCGGTCGCGGTGCTCGGCACACTGATCTCGCTGGTGCTGATCGGCATCCTCGGCTCGGTGTTCATCGGGTGGGCGGCGCTCACCGGCAACACGGACGACAACACCGGTCTCATCCACGGTCTGTACCCGCACATCGACATGAGCGGTCTGCTCCTCGCGGGTGTCATCATCGGCTCGCTCGGCGTCCTTGACGACGTGACGGTCACCCAGACCTCGGCGGTCTGGGAGCTGCACGAGGCGAACCCGTCGATGGGCTGGCGCGGGCTGTACCGGGCGGGCATCCGCATCGGACGCGACCACATCGCGTCCGTCGTCAACACCCTCGTCCTCGCGTACGCGGGTGCCGCGCTGCCGCTGCTGCTGCTGTTCTCCATCGCGCAGAGCAGCGTGGGCACGGTCGCCAACAGCGAGTTGGTGGCCGAGGAGATCGTGCGGACGCTGGTGGGCTCGATCGGCCTGGTCGCCTCGGTGCCGGTGACGACGGCGCTGGCGGCCCTGGTGGTCGCGGCGGACCGGCCAGGACAGGACGCGCCCGTGGGGGCGGGCGCGGGCCCCGGCTCCGGGAACGGCTCGGTCGCCGTCGCGACGGCCGGGGCGCAGAGCGGGACGGCGGTGGGGCAGCCGCGCACGGGGCGGGGCCGGCGCCGGAAGCGGTGA
- a CDS encoding IclR family transcriptional regulator encodes MQRAMRLLERVAEHQHGAPAKQLARETGLALPTAYHLLRTLVHEGYLSRDRGLFFLGDAAERLSSGGARQKRRSTVADILARWRDALGAPIYYAVYVDGEVEVQIVSDTPATPAVAEWADFRETAHAHAIGQCLLSQLDDASRRDHLARYPVRTITPYTVRDGHSLLRRLERVGRMDPVLERQEYALGTVCAAIPVTAGSTAAAVALSLPAHQADRLPAAARQLQAEVGRLLGSLSISISI; translated from the coding sequence GTGCAGCGGGCCATGCGGCTGCTGGAGCGGGTCGCCGAGCACCAGCACGGCGCCCCCGCCAAACAGCTCGCCCGCGAGACCGGGCTCGCCCTGCCCACCGCCTACCACCTGCTGCGCACCCTCGTGCACGAGGGCTATCTCAGCCGGGACCGCGGCCTGTTCTTCCTCGGCGACGCGGCGGAGCGCCTCAGCAGCGGCGGCGCACGGCAGAAACGTCGCAGCACGGTCGCCGACATCCTCGCCCGCTGGCGGGACGCCCTCGGGGCGCCCATCTACTACGCCGTCTACGTCGACGGCGAGGTCGAGGTCCAGATCGTCTCCGACACCCCCGCCACCCCGGCGGTCGCCGAGTGGGCCGACTTCCGCGAGACGGCGCACGCGCACGCCATCGGGCAGTGTCTGCTCTCCCAGCTCGACGACGCCTCCCGCCGCGACCATCTCGCCCGCTACCCGGTCCGCACCATCACGCCGTACACGGTGCGTGACGGTCACAGCCTGCTCCGGCGCCTCGAACGGGTGGGTCGGATGGATCCGGTGCTCGAGCGACAGGAATATGCGCTCGGCACGGTTTGTGCGGCAATTCCCGTCACCGCGGGCAGCACAGCCGCAGCTGTGGCCCTGTCTCTGCCCGCTCACCAGGCCGACCGGCTGCCCGCCGCGGCACGTCAGTTGCAGGCCGAAGTGGGGCGTTTGCTGGGGTCACTGTCGATCTCTATCAGTATCTGA